Proteins from one Cicer arietinum cultivar CDC Frontier isolate Library 1 chromosome 3, Cicar.CDCFrontier_v2.0, whole genome shotgun sequence genomic window:
- the LOC101493804 gene encoding THO complex subunit 4B-like produces MFTGIDMSLDDIINNSAIRHGNHSGHDPNRHFGFRFPVRKTPYSISQSQVAREALRRSSFDVPELVFDHCDVQPQLQPLTKLYISNLDRRVSNDDILLLFSEEGELERHSIHYDQFGRSKGTAEVVFTKQSDALAAIKKYNNMNLDGKPLQIELVGTSLVTPAAAMPLAQSSLLGSPNDLFLREEKRFGGSTYHNYFTHLHFPRNGREQKNHIRKVSSRDIGHGFESYHQCRRVEAKCHFKKLSVKDLDEDLEKYRSEAMQIKRKWKEKS; encoded by the exons ATGTTCACCGGCATCGACATGTCACTCGACGACATTATCAACAACTCCGCCATTCGCCACGGAAATCACAGCGGTCACGATCCGAACCGCCACTTCGGTTTCCGTTTTCCGGTCAGGAAAACACCGTACTCCATTTCTCAGTCTCAg GTTGCGAGAGAAGCGTTGCGAAGAAGTAGCTTCGATGTTCCAGAACTGGTTTTCGATCATTGCGATGTTCAGCCTCAGCTTCAGCCTCTCACCAAACTCTATATTTCTAACTTGGATCGTAGGGTTTCCAACGATGACATTCTG CTGTTGTTTTCAGAAGAGGGTGAGTTGGAAAGACATTCCATTCATTATGATCAGTTTGGGAGATCAAAAGGAACAGCAGAGGTTGTTTTTACAAAACAGTCTGATGCTTTAGCAGCTatcaaaaaatacaacaataTGAACCTTGATGGAAAGCCATTGCAAATTGAGCTTGTTGGAACAAGTTTGGTTACTCCTGCTGCTGCTATGCCTCTTGCTCAAAGTAGCTTACTGGGAAGCCCAAATGATTTATTTCTAAG GGAAGAAAAGCGGTTCGGAGGTAGCACGTACCATAATTACTTTACTCATCTCCATTTTCCAAGGAACGGTCGAGAACAGAAGAATCATATACGAAAGGTATCTTCTAGAGATATTGGCCATGGCTTTGAGAGTTATCACCAATGCCGCCGGGTAGAAGCAAAGTGCCATTTTAAGAAATTGTCTGTGAAAGATCTTGATGAAGACTTGGAGAAGTATCGATCAGAGGCTATGCAGATAAAGAGAAAATGGAAAGAGAAATCATGA
- the LOC101494130 gene encoding uncharacterized protein produces MESNPMSSSFTPQLIGVSRLRSSSAKKLPEPLRRAIADCLSSPLASVNEPSRTLRDYLKGPTTTDMAYSAILEHTIAERERSPAVVARCVALLKRYLLRYKPSEETLLQIDRFCSAVIADCVINPNQPWSQSLNRQSGASTTSTISSPLLVSSVASEAHVKSLSYVRSLVARHIPKRLFQPASFAGPPSSGKALPTLSSLLSKSFNSQLSPATVSETPSPASVPETLQKDSIGLSVSKSSKLEKFDEKDELGFIADDVLKWRWLEQAQSSSIGTENDRGQYMTAHSFLEVGAAALLVGDIESKMKGKPWKFFGTDDMPYLDQLLQSSPVTPITNSVSARSHLRAITASKRKKAARQIWEDSPVTTFRPRARQLFQYRHYSEQQPLRLNPAEVQEVIAAVCSEASSPSTNVMTVSSRLSNNSRKPSTDVAVSVLIKLVIDMYVLDSRTAAPLILSMLEEILSSSETACRIRVFDLILNLGVHCHLLEPMIADDASTIEEEYSQESYYDSNAQVMMQGSRKGNSENKPDTVSAIDNFEAWIVNILYEILLLLVQTEEKEESVWASALSCLLYFVCNRGKIRRNRLQGLDIRVLKGLIRASRENSWAELVHCKLVSILTNMFYEVPDEVAEPVSRKPKFLVDQLDLVGGVPFIFIEYSLANSREERKNLYSVLFDYILHQINETCIATGVNEYSDDEIQPLASLLAQANAPEAFYISVKLGVESIGEILRRSIAPALSRYPNSERLNALLEIVAEKFDTVISSFTHLDKEFSLMIQITKYHKFLENMEGAALQNGIGLQAKHSWVTLHSLLHSERISYRQNGYIWLGDLLIAEISEERDGNIWSSIKYFQHKIVQAGTQDSLDTSNIPLSILLMCGLLKSKYNYIRWGFMFVLERLLMRCKFLLDEHEMQLSNSKDLVHGKKDWHLEKANAVIDIMSSALSLVFQINETDRINILKMCDLLFSQLCLRVPPATALPYGDDVQHDRNINLTSVSKKSDIDNHVLRQDTFHWDENKEETNRRPDYPNNYHPDHDTSSMTALLQGRAIVPMQLIARVPAALLYWPLIQLAGAATDDIALGVAVGSKGRGNLPGATSDIRAILILLLIGKCSADPVAFQEVGQEQFFRELLDDTDSRVAYYSSAFLLKRMMTEKPEKYQHMLQNLVVKAQQSNNEKLLENPYLQMRGIIQLANDLGIDL; encoded by the exons ATGGAATCGAATCCAATGTCTTCGAGTTTCACTCCGCAGTTAATCGGCGTCTCTAGGTTGAGATCCTCTTCCGCTAAAAAGTTGCCGGAACCCTTACGCCGTGCCATCGCCGATTGTCTCTCGTCGCCTCTCGCTTCCGTTAACGAACCTTCCAGAACTCTTCGG GACTATCTGAAAGGTCCTACAACCACAGATATGGCTTATAGTGCAATTCTGGAACATACTATTGCGGAGAGGGAGCGCAG TCCTGCAGTAGTCGCAAGGTGTGTGGCACTTTTAAAGCGGTATCTTCTAAG ATACAAACCGAGCGAGGAGACATTACTTCAGATAGATCGTTTTTGTTCAGCCGTAATTGCTGATTGTGTTATTAACCCAAATCAGCCATGGTCACAATCTCTGAATCGACAATCGGGTGCATcaacaacatcaacaatttCATCTCCTTTACTTGTCTCTAGTGTTGCTTCTGAGGCACATGTGAAATCACTGAGTTATGTGCGTTCCCTAGTGGCTCGGCACATTCCCAAACGGCTTTTTCAACCAGCTTCATTTGCTGGACCACCTTCGTCGGGAAAAGCACTGCCAACATTGTCATCTTTGCTGAGTAAATCTTTCAATTCCCAACTTAGTCCTGCTACTGTTTCAGAAACGCCTAGTCCTGCAAGTGTTCCAGAAACATTACAGAAGGATTCAATTGGGCTATCTGTTTCAAAGTCATCGAAACTTGAAAAGTTTGATGAAAAGGATGAACTAGGGTTCATTGCCGATGATGTTCTGAAATGGCGCTGGCTCGAGCAAGCACAATCGTCATCAATTGGGACTGAAAA CGATCGTGGTCAATATATGACAGCACACAGTTTCTTAGAAGTAGGTGCAGCAGCTTTACTTGTTGGAGACATTGAGTCTAAGATGAAGGGTAAACCATGGAAATTTTTTGGAACTGATGATATGCCTTACTTGGATCAGCTGTTGCAGTCTTCTCCTGTAACACCAATTACTAATTCTGTCTCTGCTCGTTCCCACCTGAGAGCAATAACAGCATCTAAACGCAAAAAAGCAGCTCGTCAGATATG GGAAGATTCTCCCGTGACTACATTTCGTCCCCGAGCTCGGCAGCTTTTCCAGTATCGTCATTACAG TGAGCAACAACCTCTTCGATTAAACCCTGCTGAGGTACAGGAAGTTATTGCTGCAGTCTGCTCTGAGGCTTCATCTCCAAGCACCAATGTCATGACAGTGTCATCTAGACTAAGCAATAACAGTAGAAAACCATCGACAGATGTGGCTGTTAGCGTCCTTATTAAACTAGTTATTGACAT GTACGTTTTAGATTCTCGGACAGCTGCTCCTCTAATTCTTTCTATGCTTGAG GAGATTCTTAGTTCTTCTGAAACAGCTTGCCGGATTCGcgtttttgatttgattttaaatcTAGGGGTTCATTGTCATCTCCTAGAACCAATGATTGCTGACGATGCTTCCACAATTGAAGAAGAATATTCTCAAGAATCCTACTATGACAGCAACGCTCAAGTTATGATGCAAGGAAGCAGGAAAGGAAATTCTGAGAACAAACCAGACACAGTCTCTGCAATTGATAATTTTGAGGCTTGGATAGTAAATATTCTGTATGAGATACTGCTTCTACTTGTTCAG ACTGAAGAAAAGGAGGAATCCGTTTGGGCATCTGCACTCAGCTGTTTGCTTTATTTTGTCTGCAATAGGGGAAAGATCAGGAGAAATCGTTTACAAGGACTCGACATAAGG GTTCTGAAGGGACTTATAAGAGCCAGTAGGGAGAACTCCTGGGCAGAATTAGTTCATTGCAAGCTGGTTTCCATTTTAACCAACATGTTTTACGAAGTTCCTGATGAAGTTGCAGAGCCTGTATCTAGAAAACCAAAGTTTCTTGTGGATCAACTTGATCTGGTTGGTGGAGttccatttatttttattgag TATTCCCTTGCAAACTCAagagaagaaaggaaaaatctGTATTCGGTGCTTTTTGATTACATTCTGCATCAAATAAATGAAACATGTATAGCTACAGGAGTCAATGAATACAGTGATGATGAGATCCAACCTCTTGCTTCTCTACTTGCTCAAGCAAATGCGCCCGAGGCATTTTATATTTCTGTCAAACTTGGGGTAGAAAGCATTGGAGAGATTTTGAGAAGATCAATTGCGCCTGCCTTGTCCAGATATCCCAACAGTGAACGGCTAAATGCA TTACTGGAAATTGTAGCAGAGAAGTTTGACACTGTAATAAGTTCATTCACTCATTTGGACAAAGAATTCTCTCTTATGATTCAGATAACCAAATATCACAAGTTTCTTGAAAATATGGAAGGCGCAGCTCTGCAAAATGGCATTGGTTTGCAAGCAAAGCACTCATGGGTCACTTTACATTCCCTTCTTCATTCTGAAAGAATTTCATACCGCCAAAATGGGTACATCTGGTTAGGTGATCTGCTTATTGCTGAAATTAGTGAGGAAAGAGATGGAAATATATGGTCAAGCATCAAATATTTTCAGCATAAAATCGTTCAAGCTGGAACTCAAGATTCTTTGGATACATCAAATATTCCTTTGTCCATTTTACTTATGTGTGGCCTTTTAAAGTCCAAATATAACTACATTAGATGGGGATTTATGTTTGTTCTGGAAAGACTTCTTATGAGATGCAAATTTTTGCTAGATGAGCATGAAATGCAGCTATCAAACAGCAAAGATCTGGTGCATGGGAAGAAAGATTGGCATCTTGAGAAAGCCAATGCAGTGATCGACATAATGAGCAGTGCTTTGTCTTTGGTGTTTCAGATAAATGAAACGGACCGCATCAATATCCTGAAG ATGTGTGACCTACTATTCTCTCAATTGTGTCTAAGAGTTCCTCCTGCTACAGCGCTACCCTATGGTGATGATGTGCAACATGACAGAAATATAAATCTCACTAGTGTAAGCAAAAAATCTGACATTGATAATCATGTCCTCCGACAAGATACTTTTCACTGGGATGAAAACAAGGAAGAAACTAATAGAAGACCTGACTACCCCAATAACTACCATCCAGATCACGATACCTCATCAATGACAGCTCTTCTCCAAGGACGAGCAATTGTCCCCATGCAATTAATTGCACGTGTTCCTGCTGCCTTACTATATTGGCCACTCATTCAATTGGCAGGAGCAGCAACAGATGATATTGCTTTAGGTGTTGCTGTTGGAAGTAAAGGAAGAGGAAACCTGCCTGGTGCCACATCGGATATTCGGGCCATTCTTATTCTACTTCTTATTGGTAAATGCTCAGCAGATCCTGTTGCTTTCCAGGAAGTAGGTCAGGAACAATTTTTCAG GGAACTTTTGGATGACACAGATTCAAGAGTGGCATATTATTCTTCTGCTTTTCTTCTGAAG CGAATGATGACTGAGAAGCCAGAGAAATATCAACACATGCTTCAGAATCTTGTTGTTAAAGCTCAACAG AGTAACAATGAAAAACTATTGGAAAATCCATACCTTCAAATGCGTGGCATAATTCAACTGGCAAATGATCTTGGAATTGACTTGTGA